In one Myotis daubentonii chromosome 1, mMyoDau2.1, whole genome shotgun sequence genomic region, the following are encoded:
- the LOC132239682 gene encoding angiogenin-like codes for MMIGLGPLLLVFMLGPCLTPPTLAQDDYRYRHFLAQHYDANPRGRDNKYCDTMMSIRKLTSPCKDTNTFIHGTKNNIKAVCEDKNGVPYGANFRRSKSPFQVTTCKLRGGSNRPPCEYKATAGSRDIVIACERGLPVHFDESFYRP; via the coding sequence ATGATGATAGGCCTGGGTCCCCTGTTGTTGGTCTTCATGCTGGGGCCCTGTCTGACCCCACCGACCCTGGCTCAGGATGACTACAGGTACAGACACTTCCTGGCTCAGCACTATGATGCAAATCCACGTGGCCGGGATAACAAATACTGTGATACCATGATGAGCATACGAAAATTGACTTCACCCTGCAAAGACACCAACACCTTTATTCATGGCACCAAGAACAACATCAAGGCTGTCTGTGAAGACAAGAATGGAGTGCCTTATGGGGCAAATTTCAGAAGAAGCAAGTCTCCTTTCCAGGTCACTACTTGCAAGCTCAGAGGAGGGTCCAACCGGCCTCCCTGCGAGTACAAAGCTACAGCAGGGTCCAGAGACATTGTTATTGCCTGTGAACGTGGCTTGCCTGTCCACTTTGATGAGTCCTTTTACCGTCCATAG
- the LOC132239577 gene encoding angiogenin-like, whose protein sequence is MMMGLGPLLLVFMLGPCLTPPTLAQDDYRYRHFLTQHYDANPRGRDNKYCDTMMSIRKLTSPCKDTNTFIHGTKNNIKAVCEDKNGVPYGANFRRSKSPFQVTTCKLRGGSNRPPCEYKATAGSRDIAIACEHGLPVHFDESFYRP, encoded by the coding sequence ATGATGATGGGCCTGGGTCCCCTGTTGTTGGTCTTCATGCTGGGGCCCTGTCTGACCCCACCGACCCTGGCTCAGGATGACTACAGGTACAGACACTTCCTGACTCAGCACTATGATGCAAATCCACGTGGCCGGGATAACAAATACTGTGATACCATGATGAGCATACGAAAATTGACTTCACCCTGCAAAGACACCAACACCTTTATTCATGGCACCAAGAACAACATCAAGGCTGTCTGTGAAGACAAGAATGGAGTGCCTTATGGGGCAAATTTCAGAAGAAGCAAGTCTCCTTTCCAGGTCACTACTTGCAAGCTCAGAGGAGGGTCCAACCGGCCTCCCTGCGAGTACAAAGCTACAGCAGGGTCCAGAGACATTGCTATTGCCTGTGAACATGGCTTGCCTGTCCACTTTGATGAGTCCTTTTACCGTCCATAG